GACAGCCTTTGCGAAGGTAGGTGATGCTCATCATCAAAGACCGGGCGATGATGGGCTCAAAGGCATTCAGCTGAAGCTGTCCGCTCTCGGCGGCCATGGTCACAGTTAGGTCATTACCAATTACCGTGAATGCGATCTGGTTCACAACCTCCGGAATCACCGGGTTTACCTTGCCGGGCATGATCGAAGAACCGGCTTGTCTCGCGGGGAGGTTAATCTCCCCCAAGCCCGCTCTTGGGCCAGAGGACAAAAGCCTTAGATCGCTGGAGATCTTCGAGATTTTTGTCGCGAAGCGTTTTAGGACAGACGAGGTTGAGACGAAGACACCGGTGTCACTAGTTGCCTCAATGAGGTTCTCGGCGAGAACGAACTCGTGCTCACAGAGCCTCGAGAGTTCACGCACCACCAACTGAGGGTAGCCATCGGGGGTGTTGATCTTGGTGCCGATTGCAGTGCCACCCAAGTTGATCTCGCTCAGAAGCGGAATGATCTCCCTGAGTCTGCCCTCGTCTTCACCCAAGGTTTGTGACCAGGCGGCAAACTCTTGCCCTAGGGTCATGGGCACAGCATCCTGGAGCTGTGTGCGACCCATCTTGATGATCTTGGAGTACTCGTTGGCCTTGCGACCGATCTCGGTTCGAAGGTGGGCGATCTCTTTCAAAAGCGCAATAATCTCGATGATTAGCGCAATCTTCACCGCGGTTGGGTAAACGTCATTTGTGGACTGCGATGCGTTCACGTGGTTGAGCGGATGAATCTTTGAATAGTCACCCTTTTCCAATCCGGCGATCTCCAAAGCGCGATTCGCGATCACCTCGTTGGCATTCATGTTCGATGAGGTGCCGGCACCCCCCTGAATGGCATCTACAACAAACTCACCGTCGAGCATGCCATCTCGAACATCAATACAGGCCTGGATTATGGGTTTGGCGAGGTCGGGATCCAGTGCACCAAGCTCACGGTTAGCGATTGCCGCTGCCTCCTTGATAAAGCCGAAGGCCCTGACAAAGGAGCGATAGTGTCCTATAGGGACACCACTAATTGGAAAATTTTCGATGGCCCTGAGGGTGTGAATACCCCAGTAAGCCGAATTTGGAACTTCACGTTCACCGAGCAGATCATGCTCAAGCCTCATTGCTTGCACAATTAGAAAGCCTATTCGATGAATTAGCCGAAAATACTCAGGCTCTGACCCTAGACTGCAGAAATGACGGCAGTTACCACCAATCAATCGACCACTTTGTTCCACCAGGTTTTGGTGCGAGTTCGAGACGCCGGTCTGCTTTTGAAAAAGCCCAGCTTCTACATCACACGTCTGGCGATCATCTCCGTATTGGCAGTTGGGCTATGGGTGCTGACGGGATTGTCAGCCAGTGCATACAACGATTCAAGACTTTGGATTCTCGCGGGGTTCGCGCTTGCCGGTGGACTCGGGATCTTGAGTGCACAGTATGGCTTTATCGCACACGAGGCTGCTCACCGTCAGATCTTTCACAACAACAAGGCCAACGACTGGCTCGGCCTGATTCTGGCGAATCTGTTCGCCGGGCTGAGCTATGGTTTCTGGCTTCGCAAGCACAACAAACACCACCAAAGACCAAACCAAATTGGTGAAGACCCAGATATTGCAATTCGTGTGCTCAGCTTCACCACTGAGTCCAAAGAGGCAAAAAGGGGTATCGAGCGCTGGTTCTCTGATCGGCAGGGTTACCTGTTTCCATTTCTCCTTCTATTCACGGGTTTTGACCTACTGCTCGACTCTTTTGCTGGCCTTGCTCGCAAGGACCGCAAGCTCTCGGTCAGGGTTCTCGAGTTCTCGTTGATGATGATTCGCCAGAATGCACCGCTAGTGATCCTCAGTCTGATGTTTGGCTGGCTCTGGGGAATTGCACTTTGGTTTTTCATGATGATGACCTTCGGCTTTTTCATGGGGGCGGCCTTTGCGCCGAACCACAAGGGCATGCCGCTGGTGGCAAAAGACTCCAAGCTTGACTTCTTCTCTCGCCAGGTGCTCACCTCAAGAAACATCCGAGGCAGCTGGCTGAAAGACAACTTGATGGGTGGCCTGAACTACCAGGTTGAGCACCATCTGTTCCCATCAATGGCGAGGCCATATCTCAATAAGGCCCACGCGATCGTTAGCGAGTTCTGCCGCGAAAACGACATCACGATGGTTGAAATGGGACTGGCAAAGAGCTACGTGGTGATCATGAAGCACTTGAACAAAGTGGGATTGAGCAACAACTCAGACCCGTTCGTTTGCCCGATGGTTGCTGAACTTAGACCCAGAAACTAGATGAGTGCGGCGAGGATTGCACCCATAGCCGCCAGCGATACGATGTCTTGACCAACCTCTAGAACCCAAACCTTGAGGCTAAAGCCGCCGAAAAGCTTGTGACCCAAGACGGTTGCGGCTGCAAAACCAACGCCCATTAGGGCACCGGTCGCCAGACCACCAAACCAGTCCAAGTCGCCATTAGCTGACTGCGCTAGGTCTATGACCACCTGCAACACCGCTGCCTGCACAAACGCGCCAACAAAGGTCAATCCGAAGACCACGCCCATGTTTGCGGTTCCCGGCTGCTCCTCAGGAGTGCGACCCATGAACTTCCACCAGATTGGGAAGAAGGTCTTAGGGCCGAACCAGACCGCTCCGATAACAATGCCGGCCAAGGCGGCTAGTCCCCAAGCAAGAAAATTGAACTCCATGGCTATCTCCAGTTCTTCGCCATCAGAGCCGACCACGGGACTCGAACCCGTAACCCCCGCATTACAAGTGCGGTGCGCTACCAATTGCGCCAGGTCGGCAACCCGACAAGTTTAGGTGTTCAGCGCCATAGTTCCCAAGTCTTATCCTTGGCGTGTGAGACGATTCCTACCCAAGAAGCAGACCCTGATTAAATATGCGGTCATATCGGTGTTGTTGGGGATCGGGTTTTATTTCTACACAGACGATCACGATGCGCCAACCCTACGTGGGTTTCATTTCGAGCAGCGCGATGGCTTCGAGCGCGAATACGAATTCTGGGGAAACCTTACCGATGCTCGAGGGGTATCTGACGCCACTTTCGAATGCGTAACCGATGAAGAGACCAAGCTGGTGATTGTGGTGACAATGTCGGGCAATGACAGAAACAAGACCAGCTTTGGCATTCTGTCTCGCTCACCAAACTGGGCTGGCTCTTGGAAAGGCACCAGCTACGACCTGGACTTCACCGGCAGAGCGGTCTTCCCAAACTCCAAGCAAGACATAGCCTGCAGCTGGCGGGCCAACCTGAGGGACAACCTTGGAAATACCGTCACGCTCACCGAGCTGGCGGAAACAAGAATCCGGATCGGCTAGCCGATCCGGACCTAAGTTGAGGCTTTTATTATTCGGCCATCGAGGATGACACGAACTGGGCAAAGCGCTCGGGAGACAACAACTCGTCGCCGGTGTTCCAGGTGTACTGCTCACCATTGACCAGGATGGTTGGGGTGCCAGAAACGGTCACGCCATCCTGTGGGTTTGAAAGCACGAATTGAGTGTGCTGCTCGACATAGTCGCCAAAGCTCTTGTTCTGGATGCAGCCCTTGACCTCTTCGGTGCCGGCCCCAGATTGAGCCGCTATATCGAACAGTCGCTGATCACTTGGGCCCTCTTGGCCTTCCGAAGGCTGGTTTTCCATCAGATCCTGGTGGAAGTCGAAGAAGGAGTCTGGTTGGAAGTTTGCAACACAGAAAGCAGCGTTTGCGGCTCGGGATGAATACTCATTCAACGAGGCCCGGTCCAGGAAGCTCAGGGGTCTGATTTCAACGGTGGCCGCACCGGTGTCCACCCAGGAGCGAAGCTGAGCGGCGTTTGGCAGATCAAAGGCCTGGCAAATCGGGCACTGGTAATCCACGTACATGATGATCTCAGGGCTCTTGTCAGAGGTGTCTGGGGTAGGGGTATTGGTGGAAGTGAAAGCCTGAAGCCCCACACCGATCTTGAGACCGCCAAGCTCAGTGAGGTTTGCAGGAGTCTCGTCTACGACTGGAGCGGCAGCCCGGTTTGCCGCCTCAAAGGCGATTACGGCACCGACACCAACAATGATTGCGAGCGCCGCACCGACAACTGAAAGCTGAAGAACCAGCTTGTTGCGCTTTTCCTTTTTGGCATTCTGCTCGCGAAGCTCTTTGGCCTTCTGGCGAGCCTCTTCGCGCTGCTCAGAGCGAGTCTGCTTGGAATTGGTCATTCTCTAGGTCCTGACTGTTTGGTATCGGCTTTATTACAAACCACTCAAATTCTAAACGCGGTGTCATACTTATAAAGTTCGCCAATGGCAAACACCTATCACTATGGATCGTCCGGCACGTACCTGCCGGTGAAGGAGAAATCATGGCCTCAGTGTCATTTCGTAACGCCACCCGTCTTTACCCAGGTGGAGCAAAGCCAGCCGTAGACAAGCTGAACCTAGAGATCGCCGACGGCGAGTTCTTGGTCTTGGTAGGTCCTTCTGGTTGCGGTAAGTCAACCTCCCTGCGCATGCTCGCAGGGCTTGAAGAAGTTAACGAGGGTGGCATCTTTATCGGTGACCGCGATGTCACCGACATCCCACCGAAAGACCGCGACATCGCGATGGTTTTCCAGAACTACGCGCTCTACCCACACATGACCGTTGCAGAGAACATGGGATTTGCTCTAAAGATTGCCGGTGTTAGCAAGGAAGAGCGCGCTGAGCGCGTCTTGGAGGCTGCCAAGCTTTTGGACCTAGAGCCATACCTAAACCGCAAGCCAAAGGCACTCTCCGGCGGTCAGCGCCAGCGTGTTGCCATGGGTCGTGCAATCGTCCGTAAGCCTCAGGTCTTCCTGATGGATGAGCCGCTGTCCAACCTTGACGCCAAGCTTCGTGTTCAGACCCGTACCCAGATTGCTTCGCTGCAGCGTCGCCTGGGTGTAACCACCGTTTACGTAACCCACGACCAAGTCGAGGCTATGACCATGGGTGACCGCGTAGCGGTTTTGAAGGACGGCATCCTGCAGCAGGTTGACACTCCTCGAAACCTTTACGACCGCCCAGGCAATGTATTCGTCGCTGGCTTCATCGGCTCTCCTGCCATGAACCTTGTTCAGCTACCGATCGTTGATGGTGGCGTCCAGTTCGGTGACGCAGTTCTTCCAATCGCTCGCGAGATCTTGGCCAAGGCCTCTGGCTCCCGCGTAACCGTTGGTATTCGCCCAGAGAAGCTATCTGTTTCTGACCACGGACTAGTGGTTGATGTAGACGTAGTCGAGGAGCTCGGCTCTGATGGTTACCTATACGGTCGCGCACAGCTTGATGGCAGTGAGCACAACATTGTGGTTCGCGTTGACGCCATCAGCCACCCACGTGCCGGAGAGCGCATCCACCTTCAGGCCGATGCCTCTGCAGTTCACGTGTTTGACGCTGAGAGCGGCCTAAGACTCAACTAGTGCCTTCTCAACTAAGCATCACGGCTGCCACGGCAGAACCAGCACTGCTGGATCTGCCGTGGCATTTGCCATTAGAGGACTGGCCAAAAGAAAACATTGCGGCGCTGCCGAAGGGATTGTCCCGCCACACTGTTCGGTTCGCCCACTTAGAAGACCACGTAATTGCAATCAAAGAGACGCTGTTTGATTTAGCCAAGCGTGAATACGACATGCTCCGCAGGTTGGAGAAGTTGGATGTGCCGTGCGTTGAACCTTTCGCGATCATCAATAACCGCCGCGACCAAGAGGGTCATGAACTTCCGGCGGTGCTGATTACTCGTCACCTAAAGTTCTCACTCCCCTACCGAGCCATGTGGTCGCAGGGTCTGAGGGAAGCAACTGCAAAACGACTTGTCGATGCATTAGCGCTTCTTCTGGTGCGACTTCATCTGATTGGGTTTTTCTGGGGCGACGTATCGCTTTCAAACACTCTGTTTCGTCGCGACGCTGGCAAGTTTGCCGCCTACCTAGTCGACGCGGAGACTGGTCAGCTCTATGACTCGAGACTCTCAAATGGTCAGCGCGAGAACGACCTGGAGATTGCCCGCGTGAACATCGCTGGCGAACTGATGGACCTATTGGCATCCGGCAAGGCTGTGGACATTGACCCAACAGCCGTGAGTCAAAGAATTGTCGACAAGTATCACGAGCTATGGCGCGAACTAACCGCTGTGGAGAGCTTTGACACCTCTGAGCGCTGGCGCATCGCCAAGCGAGTGAAGCGACTGAACGAGCTCGGTTTTGACATCGAAGAGCTCTCGATGGTGCAGGAGGCTGACGGTAAGACCGTTCGAATTCAACCCAAGGTTGTAGATGCCGGTCACCATGCTCGTCGATTGTTGCTGCTAACCGGTCTTGATGTTGAAGAGAATCAGGCCAGGCGCCTCCTGAACGATATAGATGAGTATCGCCTTTCTCACTCAAGGCCAGGAGCTGATGAGGAGGTCATGGCTCATGAGTGGCTCAGTGAAATCTATGAGCCAGTAATTACCTCGATCCCATCTCACCTCACCGGAAAACTAGAACCCGCGGAAATTTTTCACGAGGTTTTGGAGCACCGCTGGTACATGTCCGAGCGCCTGGGCAAGGATGTCCCGATGCTTGATGCGGTTCGCTCCTATGTGAACGATGTGCTCAGTGCCAGAAGGGACGAAGAGGCGCTAATCGGCCCCACCACCGAACTGATTGCGCTAAATGAACCGGTGCCCTCCGGGACCATCGTCGTTGACGATGATGAGGAAGGCGACTGGCGGGATAAGGTCTAGGACCTAGCCATCGCAATTTGATACAGGGCAACGCTTGCTGCAATACCTGCGTTCAGGGATTCGGTTGCGGCTGAGATTGGGATCGAGACCACTTGATCGCAGTTCTCCTGGACCAATCGAGATAGACCCTTACCCTCTGAGCCAACTATTACCAAAAGTGGTCTGTCGGCAAGTGCAAGATCAGGCAGGCTGACATCGCCATCGCCATCTAGTCCGATTACAAACAAACCTTTTTGCTTGTATTCCTTGATGGCTTGGTTGAGGTTGGAAGCCAGTGCGACTGGGATTCTCGCCGCTGCCCCCGCACTCGTTTTCCAGGCAGAGGCAGTGACTCCGACGCTTCGGCGCTGCGGCAGAATCACACCGTGGGCACCAAAGGCTGCCACTGAGCGAATGATCGCTCCGAGGTTTCTCGGGTCGGTGATGCCGTCAAGTGCAACCAACAGTGGCGGTTGGCCTGAAGCCTTGGCACGATCCAGAAGTTCCATGGGGTGCTTATAGCTATAGGGCGGGACCTGCAGCGCAATTCCCTGGTGAACTGAGTCGCCACCGGTCATGCGGTCAATCTCTGGTCTTGTGACCTCATTGATTGGGATGTTGCGGTGATTGGCAATAGCAATTGCCTCTTTGACGCGGTCATCGATTTCGATGCGCTGGGCAATGAACAGAGCGGTAGCTGGAACCTTAGTCTTCAGAGCTTCTACAACCGAGTTACGGCCAGATAGCACCTCACCAGAAATTGCTCGCTGGCCCATGCCGGAACGACCTGCAACAAACTCACCCTTGCGAACCGGCTTAGCCGCTGCCTTAGGGCCCTTGGTGCCAGCCTTGAGTGCTGCCTGCTTAGCCTTGTGAGCTTTGTGGTAAGGGCGGTCCTCAGCCTTCGGAGTTGGCCCCCTACCCTCGAGAGCCTGCTTGCCATGGCCACCGGTGCCCTTGGTTGCGCCCTTTTTACCCTTTGCGGCGCCGGGTCTACCCAATTTAGCCATTAGTCAATCTCCAGTGTGTTGAGTCGGAAGCGTCAAATAGTTCGATGCCGCTTTGGGCTAATCGATCGCGAATCTGATCGGCACGAGCATAATCCTTGTTTGCCCGCGCCTGATTGCGCTCCTCGATCAAAGCCCTAATCAGGTGATCCAGGGCGTCGTGCTCTGGCACCTTGGAGGAGCCCCACTGTGAGGGAGCTAGACCCAAAACCTGGAGCATGGCATCAAGTTGGCAGCGCTTTTCATGGGCCTCACGAATGCGCTCGGCATCCAAATCGGCATTACCGGCACGAACCAGTTCGTGCATGACAGCCAGGGCGGCAGGCACATTGAGATCGTCGTCCAATTCAGCCACAAACTCATCGGGCAGGGCTGCAATCTCCAGGTCTGCGAAGCG
The genomic region above belongs to Aquiluna sp. KACHI24 and contains:
- a CDS encoding aspartate ammonia-lyase, translating into MRLEHDLLGEREVPNSAYWGIHTLRAIENFPISGVPIGHYRSFVRAFGFIKEAAAIANRELGALDPDLAKPIIQACIDVRDGMLDGEFVVDAIQGGAGTSSNMNANEVIANRALEIAGLEKGDYSKIHPLNHVNASQSTNDVYPTAVKIALIIEIIALLKEIAHLRTEIGRKANEYSKIIKMGRTQLQDAVPMTLGQEFAAWSQTLGEDEGRLREIIPLLSEINLGGTAIGTKINTPDGYPQLVVRELSRLCEHEFVLAENLIEATSDTGVFVSTSSVLKRFATKISKISSDLRLLSSGPRAGLGEINLPARQAGSSIMPGKVNPVIPEVVNQIAFTVIGNDLTVTMAAESGQLQLNAFEPIIARSLMMSITYLRKGCRVLADYCIADITANEEYLRSTVENSIGLVTALAPTVGYENATAIAKKAQESGTTVKQAAIELGLLTAAQFDEILGDVDRLSGQV
- a CDS encoding acyl-CoA desaturase, whose product is MTAVTTNQSTTLFHQVLVRVRDAGLLLKKPSFYITRLAIISVLAVGLWVLTGLSASAYNDSRLWILAGFALAGGLGILSAQYGFIAHEAAHRQIFHNNKANDWLGLILANLFAGLSYGFWLRKHNKHHQRPNQIGEDPDIAIRVLSFTTESKEAKRGIERWFSDRQGYLFPFLLLFTGFDLLLDSFAGLARKDRKLSVRVLEFSLMMIRQNAPLVILSLMFGWLWGIALWFFMMMTFGFFMGAAFAPNHKGMPLVAKDSKLDFFSRQVLTSRNIRGSWLKDNLMGGLNYQVEHHLFPSMARPYLNKAHAIVSEFCRENDITMVEMGLAKSYVVIMKHLNKVGLSNNSDPFVCPMVAELRPRN
- a CDS encoding DUF1761 domain-containing protein codes for the protein MEFNFLAWGLAALAGIVIGAVWFGPKTFFPIWWKFMGRTPEEQPGTANMGVVFGLTFVGAFVQAAVLQVVIDLAQSANGDLDWFGGLATGALMGVGFAAATVLGHKLFGGFSLKVWVLEVGQDIVSLAAMGAILAALI
- a CDS encoding DsbA family protein, which codes for MTNSKQTRSEQREEARQKAKELREQNAKKEKRNKLVLQLSVVGAALAIIVGVGAVIAFEAANRAAAPVVDETPANLTELGGLKIGVGLQAFTSTNTPTPDTSDKSPEIIMYVDYQCPICQAFDLPNAAQLRSWVDTGAATVEIRPLSFLDRASLNEYSSRAANAAFCVANFQPDSFFDFHQDLMENQPSEGQEGPSDQRLFDIAAQSGAGTEEVKGCIQNKSFGDYVEQHTQFVLSNPQDGVTVSGTPTILVNGEQYTWNTGDELLSPERFAQFVSSSMAE
- the ugpC gene encoding sn-glycerol-3-phosphate ABC transporter ATP-binding protein UgpC codes for the protein MASVSFRNATRLYPGGAKPAVDKLNLEIADGEFLVLVGPSGCGKSTSLRMLAGLEEVNEGGIFIGDRDVTDIPPKDRDIAMVFQNYALYPHMTVAENMGFALKIAGVSKEERAERVLEAAKLLDLEPYLNRKPKALSGGQRQRVAMGRAIVRKPQVFLMDEPLSNLDAKLRVQTRTQIASLQRRLGVTTVYVTHDQVEAMTMGDRVAVLKDGILQQVDTPRNLYDRPGNVFVAGFIGSPAMNLVQLPIVDGGVQFGDAVLPIAREILAKASGSRVTVGIRPEKLSVSDHGLVVDVDVVEELGSDGYLYGRAQLDGSEHNIVVRVDAISHPRAGERIHLQADASAVHVFDAESGLRLN
- a CDS encoding DUF4032 domain-containing protein, giving the protein MPSQLSITAATAEPALLDLPWHLPLEDWPKENIAALPKGLSRHTVRFAHLEDHVIAIKETLFDLAKREYDMLRRLEKLDVPCVEPFAIINNRRDQEGHELPAVLITRHLKFSLPYRAMWSQGLREATAKRLVDALALLLVRLHLIGFFWGDVSLSNTLFRRDAGKFAAYLVDAETGQLYDSRLSNGQRENDLEIARVNIAGELMDLLASGKAVDIDPTAVSQRIVDKYHELWRELTAVESFDTSERWRIAKRVKRLNELGFDIEELSMVQEADGKTVRIQPKVVDAGHHARRLLLLTGLDVEENQARRLLNDIDEYRLSHSRPGADEEVMAHEWLSEIYEPVITSIPSHLTGKLEPAEIFHEVLEHRWYMSERLGKDVPMLDAVRSYVNDVLSARRDEEALIGPTTELIALNEPVPSGTIVVDDDEEGDWRDKV
- the rlmB gene encoding 23S rRNA (guanosine(2251)-2'-O)-methyltransferase RlmB → MAKLGRPGAAKGKKGATKGTGGHGKQALEGRGPTPKAEDRPYHKAHKAKQAALKAGTKGPKAAAKPVRKGEFVAGRSGMGQRAISGEVLSGRNSVVEALKTKVPATALFIAQRIEIDDRVKEAIAIANHRNIPINEVTRPEIDRMTGGDSVHQGIALQVPPYSYKHPMELLDRAKASGQPPLLVALDGITDPRNLGAIIRSVAAFGAHGVILPQRRSVGVTASAWKTSAGAAARIPVALASNLNQAIKEYKQKGLFVIGLDGDGDVSLPDLALADRPLLVIVGSEGKGLSRLVQENCDQVVSIPISAATESLNAGIAASVALYQIAMARS